A single window of Streptomyces sp. NBC_00464 DNA harbors:
- a CDS encoding carbohydrate ABC transporter permease, whose protein sequence is MTTARQTAAPTRSVSDPRRVRARGRIGQTLIYLSLVIASLVVLLPLSVVFLTSLKTSKEASDGGALSLPGNWFNFSNYATAFSDGHMLTAFGNTAFILLFSITGTVIIGSMTAYAIDRFHFRAKKLVMGLFLIATLVPGVTTQVATFQVVNSFGLFDTRWAPILLYMGTDIVSIYIFLQFIRGIPVSLDEAARLDGANSFKIYRKIIFPLLKPAIATVVIIKGITVYNDFYIPFLYMPSQELGTVSTALFRFKGPFGAHWENISAGAVLVIIPTLVIFLFLQRYIYNGFAQGATK, encoded by the coding sequence ATGACCACGGCCCGGCAGACCGCCGCCCCCACCCGCTCCGTGTCCGACCCGCGCCGCGTCCGTGCCCGCGGCCGCATCGGTCAGACGCTGATCTACCTGTCGCTCGTCATCGCCTCGCTGGTGGTGCTCCTCCCGCTCAGCGTCGTCTTCCTCACGTCTCTGAAGACGTCGAAGGAGGCCTCGGACGGCGGCGCACTGTCGCTGCCCGGCAACTGGTTCAACTTCAGCAACTACGCAACCGCGTTCTCCGACGGCCACATGCTGACGGCCTTCGGCAACACCGCGTTCATCCTGCTGTTCTCCATCACCGGCACCGTGATCATCGGGTCGATGACGGCCTACGCCATCGACCGCTTCCACTTCCGGGCCAAGAAGCTCGTCATGGGCCTCTTCCTGATCGCCACCCTCGTGCCCGGAGTCACCACGCAGGTCGCCACCTTCCAGGTCGTCAACAGCTTCGGACTGTTCGACACACGCTGGGCCCCGATCCTGCTCTACATGGGCACGGACATCGTCTCGATCTACATCTTCCTGCAGTTCATCCGTGGCATCCCGGTGTCCCTCGACGAGGCCGCGCGGCTGGACGGGGCGAACTCCTTCAAGATCTACCGCAAGATCATCTTCCCGCTGCTCAAGCCGGCGATCGCGACCGTGGTGATCATCAAGGGGATCACCGTCTACAACGACTTCTACATCCCTTTCCTCTACATGCCCTCCCAGGAACTCGGCACGGTCTCCACCGCACTGTTCCGGTTCAAGGGGCCTTTCGGCGCCCACTGGGAAAACATCTCGGCCGGGGCGGTTCTCGTCATCATCCCCACGCTGGTCATCTTCCTGTTCCTCCAGCGCTACATCTACAACGGCTTCGCCCAGGGCGCGACCAAGTAA
- the panD gene encoding aspartate 1-decarboxylase produces MLRTMFKSKIHRATVTQADLHYVGSVTIDADLLEEADLLPGELVHIVDITNGARLETYVIEGERGSGVIGINGAAAHLVHPGDLVIIISYAQVTEEEARNLKPKVAHVDGDNRIVSVGADPAEPVPGSDQERSPQAAGG; encoded by the coding sequence ATGCTACGCACCATGTTCAAGTCCAAGATCCACCGTGCCACCGTCACTCAGGCCGACCTGCACTACGTGGGATCGGTGACCATCGACGCGGACCTGCTCGAAGAAGCCGACCTACTGCCGGGCGAGCTGGTCCACATCGTGGACATCACCAACGGCGCTCGCCTGGAGACGTACGTCATCGAAGGCGAGCGTGGGTCCGGTGTGATCGGTATCAACGGGGCCGCCGCCCATCTGGTCCACCCCGGGGACCTGGTGATCATCATCAGCTACGCACAAGTAACCGAGGAGGAGGCGCGGAACCTGAAGCCGAAGGTCGCCCATGTGGACGGCGATAACCGGATCGTGTCCGTGGGCGCGGACCCGGCCGAGCCGGTGCCCGGATCGGACCAGGAGCGCAGCCCGCAGGCGGCAGGTGGCTGA
- a CDS encoding enoyl-[acyl-carrier-protein] reductase FabV, producing MSERHLTPGGRGYLMVNAHPQGAAATVDMLWRQLPQQEAAAEKSPVVVVVGFSAGYGLAATLAAARRGAVGVGVAYEADETRRRTASAGWYHAARTAELAAGWTFLNTDAFADTAKTEVIKELAQRYGRVDHLIYSIAAPRRTDPVTDQVHRSVILPLGQASTAKTLEFTDGRPFIGGSTLQPATDAERDATVKVMGGEDWQRWIDALAEADLLADGFTTTALTYVGSDLTADLYRNGTIGAAKGHLEASAHHLGTRLADLGGRAFTAVAGATVTQASTAIPSIALYTSLLHHVLGDEGFLTTAQQMRALWSQLAAEEPLSLDDAGRIRLDGWELDATVQSQVRTRWEQINTENVTDHADAGWFRRQVGQLHGWNVPGIDVDLPSQTTVPWPPEPTV from the coding sequence ATGAGTGAACGACACCTCACCCCCGGAGGCCGCGGCTACCTCATGGTCAACGCCCACCCTCAAGGCGCGGCGGCCACTGTCGACATGCTCTGGCGGCAACTCCCGCAGCAGGAAGCCGCAGCGGAGAAGTCCCCGGTGGTGGTGGTCGTCGGCTTCAGCGCCGGCTACGGCCTGGCCGCGACTCTCGCCGCGGCCCGCCGCGGAGCGGTCGGCGTCGGCGTGGCGTACGAGGCCGACGAAACGCGGCGTCGCACCGCTTCCGCCGGTTGGTACCATGCCGCCCGCACCGCTGAACTGGCCGCCGGGTGGACCTTCCTCAATACGGACGCCTTCGCGGACACCGCCAAGACAGAGGTCATCAAGGAACTGGCACAGCGCTATGGCAGGGTCGACCACCTGATCTACAGCATCGCTGCCCCGCGCCGGACCGACCCCGTCACCGACCAGGTCCACCGCTCCGTCATCCTGCCCCTGGGCCAGGCCTCCACCGCCAAGACCCTGGAGTTCACCGACGGCCGACCCTTCATCGGCGGCTCCACCCTGCAACCCGCCACCGACGCCGAACGCGACGCCACCGTCAAGGTCATGGGCGGCGAGGACTGGCAGCGCTGGATCGACGCCCTCGCGGAGGCGGATCTCCTCGCCGACGGCTTCACCACGACCGCGCTCACCTATGTGGGCTCCGACCTGACAGCCGACCTCTATCGCAACGGCACCATCGGCGCAGCCAAGGGGCACCTCGAAGCATCTGCACACCACCTCGGCACCCGGCTCGCCGACCTCGGCGGGCGTGCCTTCACCGCCGTCGCCGGAGCCACGGTCACCCAGGCCTCGACCGCGATCCCCAGCATCGCCCTCTACACCAGTCTGCTGCACCACGTCCTGGGCGACGAAGGCTTTCTCACCACCGCGCAGCAGATGCGCGCTCTGTGGTCCCAGCTCGCGGCTGAAGAGCCGCTCAGCCTCGATGACGCGGGCCGCATCCGTCTCGACGGCTGGGAGCTCGACGCCACTGTCCAGAGCCAGGTCCGGACCCGGTGGGAGCAGATCAACACAGAGAACGTGACGGACCATGCCGACGCCGGCTGGTTCCGTCGGCAGGTCGGGCAACTCCATGGCTGGAACGTCCCCGGCATCGACGTGGACCTCCCCAGCCAGACCACGGTCCCCTGGCCGCCCGAGCCCACCGTGTAG
- a CDS encoding prephenate dehydrogenase: MRSAAVVGTGLIGTSIALALSAKGVAVYLIDQEPMAARTAAAMGAGRAEEPAEAVDLAILAVPPAELATTLAGAQKRGLARAYTDVASVKARPMTDIVELGCDLTSFVGGHPMAGGERSGPLASRANLFEGRVWALSPHAATSAQALHAVESLIDMCGAHLLVMRPDEHDAAVALVSHAPHVVASLMAARLEDAAESQISLAGQGVRDVTRIAAGDPGLWVDVLSANAGPVADTLTELARDLERVTAALRQLELGAEGDADEGAEALLDALNRGVAGHERLPNKHGAPKARYVTVTVPVGDQPGELARLFADIGAAGVNVEDVFIDHLPGKTTGVVELLVAPEVAEVLSRSLKS, encoded by the coding sequence TTGCGTAGTGCCGCTGTCGTCGGGACGGGGCTGATCGGTACCTCGATCGCTCTGGCACTCTCCGCCAAGGGCGTAGCCGTCTACCTCATAGACCAGGAACCCATGGCTGCCCGGACCGCTGCGGCCATGGGAGCCGGACGTGCCGAGGAACCGGCGGAAGCGGTCGACCTGGCCATTCTTGCGGTACCGCCGGCGGAACTGGCCACCACCCTCGCGGGGGCACAGAAGCGCGGGCTCGCCCGAGCCTATACGGACGTGGCCAGCGTCAAGGCGCGCCCCATGACGGACATCGTGGAGCTGGGATGTGATCTCACGTCCTTCGTGGGAGGCCATCCCATGGCCGGTGGAGAACGTTCCGGTCCACTGGCCTCACGAGCCAATCTGTTCGAAGGGCGGGTCTGGGCCCTCTCCCCCCACGCCGCGACTTCGGCACAGGCTCTGCATGCCGTCGAGAGCTTGATCGATATGTGTGGCGCCCATCTGCTCGTGATGAGGCCGGACGAGCACGATGCGGCAGTCGCCCTGGTCTCCCACGCCCCGCACGTGGTTGCCAGTCTCATGGCCGCACGCCTGGAGGATGCCGCGGAGTCGCAGATCAGTCTGGCAGGTCAGGGCGTACGTGACGTCACCCGGATCGCGGCGGGTGATCCAGGGCTGTGGGTCGATGTCCTGTCCGCCAACGCCGGCCCCGTGGCCGACACCCTCACCGAGCTGGCCCGTGACCTGGAACGAGTGACAGCGGCGTTGAGACAGCTGGAGCTCGGCGCGGAGGGGGATGCCGACGAGGGTGCCGAAGCTCTCCTGGACGCGCTGAACCGAGGCGTCGCCGGCCACGAGAGGCTGCCGAACAAACACGGTGCACCGAAGGCTCGATATGTCACGGTCACGGTGCCGGTGGGCGACCAGCCGGGCGAGCTGGCTCGTCTTTTCGCGGACATCGGGGCGGCGGGGGTGAACGTGGAAGACGTCTTCATCGACCACCTTCCGGGGAAGACGACCGGGGTGGTGGAACTGCTGGTTGCGCCTGAAGTCGCCGAGGTGCTTTCGCGGAGTCTGAAGAGCTGA